In Pseudobacter ginsenosidimutans, the following are encoded in one genomic region:
- a CDS encoding SDR family oxidoreductase, with protein sequence MKSKYTALVAGANGVIGSSLIEYLLTLDNWQVIGLSRKGGQNSDRLRYISVDLLNKKETSEKLQQLTDVTHIFYAAYQDRSSWAELVPPNLTMLVNVVEVIEPVASDLHHISLMQGYKVYGAHLGPFKTPARETDAAHMPPEFNADQQQFLEEKQKGKKWTWSAIRPSVVGGATTGNPMNLAMVIAVYASISKELGLPLRFPGKPGAYNKLLEMTDAGLLAKATVWAATDPRGANQAFNITNGDLFRWEELWPKLAAWFNLETAPPLPMQLQVIMADKKELWKSIQEKYNLEGHSWEAVSSWTFGDFVFGWDYDMFADSSKSRRSGFHEYIETETMFYKLFDELRNKKIIP encoded by the coding sequence ATGAAATCAAAATATACAGCGCTGGTAGCAGGCGCCAATGGAGTTATAGGCAGCAGTCTCATCGAATATTTACTTACACTGGATAACTGGCAGGTGATCGGACTTTCACGGAAAGGAGGACAAAACAGTGACAGGCTCCGCTATATTTCGGTGGACCTTTTGAACAAAAAAGAAACATCAGAAAAGCTGCAACAGCTCACTGATGTAACACATATTTTTTATGCAGCTTATCAGGACCGGTCCAGCTGGGCAGAACTGGTGCCACCCAACCTGACCATGCTGGTCAATGTGGTGGAGGTAATAGAACCTGTTGCCAGTGACTTGCATCATATCAGCCTGATGCAGGGCTACAAAGTTTATGGCGCACATCTCGGTCCTTTCAAAACGCCTGCACGTGAAACTGATGCCGCGCATATGCCACCGGAATTCAATGCAGACCAGCAACAATTCCTGGAAGAAAAACAAAAAGGGAAAAAATGGACATGGTCCGCCATCCGTCCATCGGTAGTTGGAGGAGCTACCACTGGTAATCCAATGAACCTGGCTATGGTAATTGCTGTATATGCGAGCATTTCTAAAGAACTGGGATTACCATTGCGTTTTCCCGGCAAACCCGGCGCTTATAATAAACTTCTCGAAATGACTGATGCAGGGCTCCTCGCCAAAGCCACTGTTTGGGCAGCTACTGATCCACGTGGTGCCAACCAGGCATTCAATATCACCAATGGCGATCTCTTTCGCTGGGAAGAGCTCTGGCCTAAACTGGCGGCCTGGTTCAATCTTGAAACCGCGCCGCCTTTACCCATGCAACTGCAAGTGATCATGGCAGATAAAAAAGAATTGTGGAAATCGATACAGGAAAAATACAACCTTGAAGGACATTCATGGGAAGCAGTCTCCTCATGGACATTCGGGGACTTCGTTTTCGGATGGGATTATGATATGTTCGCAGACAGCAGCAAATCCCGGCGATCCGGTTTTCATGAATATATAGAAACTGAAACCATGTTCTACAAGTTATTCGATGAATTGCGGAATAAAAAGATCATTCCATGA
- a CDS encoding alpha-N-acetylglucosaminidase codes for MRVFTRLLFCCVVFSVSLQNFAQQKNGQTVDASQVVDASKAVLERVTGNRITNVKISYAATANGIDSFRVKAENGQLTVSGNSVSAICFGFHQYLKKYCNIMYTWSSGTITPPASWPNADLIGGTPYQYRYYLNVVTFGYTTPYWDWTRWEKELDWMAMHGINMPLATVASEAIAERVWLKLGLKKKDMDDFFTGPAHLPWHRMGNLNKWDGPIPDGWHSSQLQLQKKIMGRIKELGFTPITPAFAGFVPPAFAKLHPELKLNPLKWGGFAPEDNGYVLSPETDWFKKIGKLFIEEWEKEFGKNKYYLADCFNEMDVPVDNDHPEKKYSYLANYGRSVYESIISGNPDAVWVTQGWTFGYQHKFWDKPTLQSLLSKVPDDKMMIIDLGNDYPPYVWHIDPVWKTHAGFYGKQWIYSFVPNFGGKTPYTGVVSFYASAPIEALKSPYSKSMIGYGHAPEGIENNELIYELISDMGWTNTEINLEDWGLEYCRARYGDANASILSAGQALFSSCYNSFGSYPRFVWQTVKYDTRRKGSVNDDPAFFKGVKDFLAAADVMKGNKMYRYDALELSSLYLGLKADEYYKQALQADSAGNDALKTSLGNKAMLLMLQVDSLLESHPMNRLQSWVDYARLHGNNEKDKDYYESNAKRLITTWGGFQDDYAARIWSGLIRDYYVPRVRETLFNKNFDRKSWEEKWVTRPGISKISPYPDPLQKAIELVNQN; via the coding sequence ATGAGGGTATTCACTCGATTGCTCTTTTGCTGTGTTGTTTTTTCAGTAAGCCTGCAAAATTTCGCGCAGCAAAAAAATGGACAAACTGTCGATGCCAGCCAGGTTGTGGACGCATCCAAAGCTGTTCTGGAACGCGTAACAGGGAACAGGATCACAAATGTGAAGATAAGTTATGCTGCTACTGCCAATGGGATCGACAGTTTCCGCGTGAAAGCAGAGAACGGACAACTGACTGTTTCGGGAAACAGCGTATCTGCCATTTGTTTCGGTTTCCATCAGTACCTTAAAAAATATTGCAACATTATGTATACCTGGAGCAGCGGGACCATTACTCCGCCTGCCTCCTGGCCCAACGCAGATCTCATCGGCGGAACGCCTTACCAGTATCGCTATTATCTCAATGTGGTCACTTTCGGTTATACAACTCCGTATTGGGACTGGACCCGCTGGGAAAAGGAACTGGACTGGATGGCGATGCATGGCATCAATATGCCATTGGCCACCGTTGCCAGTGAAGCCATTGCTGAACGGGTCTGGCTGAAACTGGGATTGAAGAAAAAAGATATGGACGATTTCTTCACAGGCCCTGCACACCTGCCCTGGCATAGAATGGGAAATCTGAACAAATGGGATGGCCCCATCCCTGACGGATGGCATAGCAGTCAACTGCAATTGCAAAAAAAGATCATGGGCAGGATAAAAGAGCTGGGCTTCACACCCATCACTCCAGCCTTTGCGGGTTTCGTGCCGCCGGCATTTGCGAAACTGCATCCGGAGCTGAAACTCAATCCGCTGAAATGGGGCGGATTTGCACCTGAGGATAACGGTTATGTATTGTCGCCCGAAACAGACTGGTTCAAAAAGATCGGTAAGCTGTTCATCGAAGAATGGGAAAAGGAATTCGGAAAAAATAAATACTACCTGGCCGACTGTTTCAATGAAATGGATGTACCGGTAGACAATGATCATCCTGAAAAGAAATACAGCTATCTCGCCAATTACGGAAGGTCTGTGTACGAATCCATTATCAGCGGGAATCCGGATGCTGTATGGGTTACACAGGGTTGGACCTTCGGGTATCAACATAAGTTCTGGGACAAGCCCACTTTGCAATCGCTCCTCTCCAAAGTGCCCGATGATAAAATGATGATCATCGATCTGGGGAATGATTATCCTCCTTACGTATGGCATATCGATCCGGTTTGGAAAACACATGCCGGCTTCTACGGAAAACAATGGATCTACAGCTTCGTTCCCAACTTCGGTGGTAAGACGCCTTATACCGGCGTGGTATCTTTTTATGCCTCCGCACCTATCGAGGCATTGAAGTCGCCTTATTCCAAAAGCATGATCGGTTATGGTCATGCACCTGAAGGCATCGAGAACAATGAACTGATCTATGAGCTGATCTCCGATATGGGCTGGACCAATACAGAGATCAACCTGGAAGACTGGGGACTGGAATATTGCCGGGCAAGATATGGCGATGCGAATGCATCGATTTTGTCCGCCGGGCAGGCATTGTTTTCTTCCTGTTATAATTCCTTCGGGTCCTATCCCCGCTTTGTATGGCAAACAGTGAAATACGATACAAGAAGAAAAGGATCAGTGAACGATGACCCCGCTTTCTTCAAGGGCGTGAAGGATTTCCTGGCCGCTGCGGATGTGATGAAGGGAAACAAAATGTACCGGTACGATGCCCTGGAGCTTAGTTCCCTCTATCTCGGACTGAAGGCTGATGAATATTACAAACAGGCATTGCAGGCTGATTCCGCAGGCAACGATGCATTGAAAACATCCCTGGGCAATAAAGCCATGTTGTTGATGTTGCAGGTTGATTCATTACTGGAATCGCACCCGATGAACAGGCTGCAAAGCTGGGTGGATTATGCGCGACTGCATGGAAATAATGAAAAAGACAAAGACTATTACGAGTCAAACGCAAAGCGTCTGATCACTACCTGGGGCGGATTCCAGGATGATTATGCAGCGCGGATCTGGAGCGGCCTGATCAGGGATTACTATGTGCCGAGAGTAAGGGAAACCCTGTTCAATAAGAACTTCGATCGTAAGAGCTGGGAAGAAAAATGGGTGACCCGTCCGGGCATCAGCAAAATTTCCCCCTATCCGGATCCATTGCAAAAAGCGATTGAGCTGGTAAATCAAAACTAA
- a CDS encoding alpha-N-acetylglucosaminidase: MNAKRMVLAITLIAMLALNVQAGTPNSKKAEAAAYSLVKRILPARLHSSFEVKIINTGKGKDVFELYSKNNRIVLAGSNGIAIASALNYYLKNFARCDIGWNGTNLNIPDPLPQVPAKVVSKTPYDYRYYLNYCTFNYTMSWWDWTRWEKEIDFMALNGINMPLALTGQNIIWHRVYKGLGFSEKDLEGFFSGPAYFNWFWMGNLDGWGGPLPMSWMISHEKLQKKILARQRELGMTPILPAFTGHVPPAFKEKFPNAMLKQTKWSGFPQVSILDPNDPLFIEIGKKFIEEQTKTFGTDHLYSSDTFNENKPPTDDSTFLSEVSKKVYQAMWSADPKAKWIIQGWLFHFQANFWKTPQIKALLNAVPDNKMIVLDLWSENNPVWNKTEAYYGKPWIWCMLHNFGGNISMYGRMDEVALKPASLLNDPAAGNLCGIGLTPEAIEQNPVMYALMLENVWRDQPIHLDEWLKDYTTRRYGKANANAEQAWVVMKNTVYNAGVSNGGPESIITARPTFAEKAACTNTKKGYKPGELLQAWDQLLAASDELKQSEGYRYDLTDLTRQVLANYADTLQRSFAAAYLSGKREQFRQLFKQFIGVIDDMEALLATQDDFLLGRWLNDAKKWGTNADEKALYEKNARNLITLWGDKNSGLHEYACKQWSGMLNDFYKPRWMQFYAVADAVFDNGKAYDQKAFEKEMKEWEWNWVNEKKDYPVKATGNPVDAAKQLHGKYREILRAAY; encoded by the coding sequence ATGAATGCTAAACGAATGGTGCTGGCTATTACTTTGATAGCCATGCTGGCCCTGAATGTACAGGCCGGAACCCCCAACAGTAAGAAAGCAGAAGCAGCTGCCTATAGCCTTGTAAAGCGTATTCTCCCTGCCAGGCTGCATAGCAGCTTTGAAGTGAAGATCATCAATACAGGAAAAGGGAAAGATGTATTTGAACTGTATTCGAAGAACAACAGGATAGTACTGGCAGGTTCCAATGGAATTGCCATCGCAAGTGCGTTGAACTATTATCTGAAAAACTTTGCCCGCTGCGATATCGGCTGGAACGGCACTAACCTGAACATTCCTGATCCATTGCCACAGGTGCCAGCAAAGGTTGTCAGCAAAACACCTTACGATTACCGTTACTATCTAAATTATTGCACGTTCAATTATACCATGAGCTGGTGGGATTGGACGCGATGGGAGAAAGAAATCGATTTTATGGCGTTGAATGGCATCAATATGCCGCTGGCGCTGACCGGACAAAATATCATCTGGCATCGCGTTTACAAGGGCCTTGGCTTTTCCGAAAAGGACCTGGAAGGTTTTTTCAGCGGCCCTGCTTATTTCAACTGGTTCTGGATGGGCAATCTTGATGGCTGGGGCGGCCCGCTGCCAATGAGCTGGATGATCAGTCATGAAAAACTGCAAAAAAAGATCCTCGCCCGTCAGCGTGAGTTGGGCATGACGCCGATCCTGCCTGCATTTACAGGACATGTACCGCCGGCATTCAAAGAGAAATTTCCCAATGCAATGCTGAAGCAAACCAAATGGTCCGGATTTCCGCAGGTGTCCATTCTGGATCCGAATGATCCTCTGTTCATAGAGATCGGAAAGAAGTTCATCGAAGAACAAACCAAAACTTTCGGAACAGATCACCTGTATTCTTCCGATACCTTCAATGAGAACAAACCTCCTACCGACGACAGTACATTCCTGAGTGAAGTAAGTAAAAAAGTATACCAGGCAATGTGGTCCGCTGATCCGAAAGCAAAATGGATCATCCAGGGATGGTTATTTCATTTTCAGGCAAATTTCTGGAAAACGCCACAGATAAAAGCATTGCTGAACGCAGTGCCGGACAACAAAATGATCGTGCTCGATCTCTGGAGTGAGAACAATCCTGTCTGGAATAAGACCGAGGCTTATTATGGCAAGCCCTGGATCTGGTGCATGCTGCATAATTTCGGCGGCAATATCAGCATGTATGGACGAATGGATGAAGTAGCGCTGAAACCTGCTTCCTTATTGAATGATCCGGCAGCCGGCAATCTTTGCGGGATCGGTCTGACGCCTGAAGCCATTGAACAGAATCCGGTGATGTATGCGTTGATGCTGGAAAACGTATGGCGTGATCAGCCCATTCATCTCGATGAATGGCTGAAGGATTATACCACCCGCCGTTATGGAAAAGCCAATGCCAATGCTGAACAGGCATGGGTGGTGATGAAGAATACCGTATACAATGCAGGGGTTTCCAACGGTGGCCCGGAAAGCATTATAACGGCACGGCCCACCTTTGCAGAAAAAGCCGCCTGTACAAATACGAAAAAAGGATATAAACCCGGAGAGTTGTTGCAAGCCTGGGACCAGTTATTGGCAGCGTCGGATGAGCTGAAACAGAGTGAGGGTTACCGTTATGATCTCACCGATCTCACGCGCCAGGTGCTCGCTAATTATGCGGATACGCTGCAGCGCAGTTTTGCCGCGGCTTACCTGTCGGGCAAAAGGGAACAGTTCCGTCAATTGTTCAAACAGTTCATAGGTGTGATCGATGATATGGAAGCATTACTGGCTACACAGGATGATTTCCTGCTCGGACGCTGGCTGAACGATGCGAAGAAATGGGGAACGAATGCTGATGAAAAAGCGCTCTATGAAAAGAATGCACGCAACCTGATCACGCTCTGGGGCGATAAGAATAGCGGATTGCATGAATATGCCTGCAAACAATGGTCAGGCATGCTGAACGATTTCTACAAACCACGGTGGATGCAATTCTATGCAGTTGCTGACGCCGTTTTCGATAATGGTAAAGCATATGATCAGAAAGCTTTCGAGAAAGAAATGAAGGAGTGGGAATGGAATTGGGTGAATGAAAAGAAAGATTATCCAGTAAAGGCAACAGGAAATCCAGTAGATGCTGCAAAGCAGCTTCATGGAAAGTACCGTGAAATATTGCGTGCTGCTTACTGA
- a CDS encoding M949_RS01915 family surface polysaccharide biosynthesis protein, whose translation MIIRIPVFFIFPLFYFSSIAQQPDPARLLSRTEMSAKFGDSLQFEGMPVFRAYQYQDKGGVYEVLLCEDNATIKENDTANTKLKAVCLISDHGGFMEKWKISDWLVHEPKTEKHIWFWSKYSSFTDLDGDGYIDPVIVYGSNTEDDEVQRVKIITIHKNKKYPVRAVECVLDYCRHLSFDPNFKTLPASIRQYIDKLMAKLRKEQDLILHEG comes from the coding sequence ATGATTATCCGTATACCTGTATTTTTCATTTTTCCTCTTTTCTATTTTTCTTCAATTGCTCAGCAACCTGACCCTGCCAGGCTTCTTTCAAGAACGGAAATGTCCGCCAAATTCGGGGATAGTTTACAGTTTGAAGGCATGCCGGTATTCAGAGCATACCAATACCAGGATAAAGGTGGTGTATATGAAGTATTGCTCTGCGAGGACAATGCCACTATTAAAGAAAACGATACAGCCAATACAAAACTCAAAGCCGTTTGTTTGATCAGTGATCATGGCGGATTCATGGAAAAATGGAAGATCAGCGATTGGCTGGTGCATGAACCGAAAACGGAAAAACATATTTGGTTCTGGAGCAAATATTCCAGTTTTACAGATCTCGATGGAGATGGATACATCGATCCTGTGATCGTTTATGGCAGTAACACGGAAGACGATGAAGTGCAGAGAGTAAAGATCATCACCATTCACAAAAACAAAAAATACCCTGTGCGCGCTGTTGAATGTGTACTTGATTATTGCCGTCATCTCAGCTTCGATCCTAATTTCAAAACACTCCCCGCCTCTATCCGGCAGTATATCGATAAGCTGATGGCAAAGCTCAGGAAAGAACAGGATCTGATCCTTCACGAAGGATGA
- a CDS encoding DUF5689 domain-containing protein: protein MKQLILNISWISSALLALMGCEKTGNFPGAEVSPYVAIYDLRSYYKGDDYPLSKSSMLGYTSIAGVVVSDHRGKNLPAGLLMVQDKLRLNQLRGITINIGADAEKYVPGDSVTVNLEGGVMKRVDGLLQVTGLSGAAVTKIASDVPIAINRVPSSYILENPEIYESTELVIVKGGFDPIPAPTETYSGDRVVNDGFENFILHTEPDATFANTPLPGMANFKGVLQYASVNGKPTPHLRIRRDEDITVLSSTVTQAAIVVSGFVTDVEGTDLDGEYMQFLATRDIDFSVTPFSVVTSNNTSSYTPTGFPVNGWATGGLRNYKFNLTSGFAAKGTYFYVGNLSKLINGQNSTSMAHANWILSKNYGGTPGDGFGQQNTNLFINSGTFTCGIAVFEGTTVDKNSIPIDVVFIGYNGSVLNANANPPVGLRITNTDWYDVVNPVTLESQPFYKQGSNTICLAYGTPADAGWFYKMGGVYNVRLGRWVKARAQRAVDLTKNSTLSELEEEFPLGDGVTEGLQPTKVID from the coding sequence ATGAAACAATTAATTCTAAATATATCATGGATCAGTTCAGCACTGCTGGCATTGATGGGCTGCGAGAAGACCGGTAATTTCCCCGGCGCTGAAGTAAGCCCCTATGTTGCCATCTATGACCTGAGAAGTTATTATAAAGGTGATGACTATCCGCTTTCCAAATCTTCCATGCTGGGTTATACCAGTATTGCCGGCGTGGTAGTATCTGATCACAGGGGAAAGAACCTGCCCGCGGGATTGCTGATGGTGCAGGATAAATTACGACTGAACCAATTGCGTGGCATCACCATCAATATCGGCGCCGATGCAGAAAAATATGTACCAGGAGATTCCGTCACTGTTAACCTTGAAGGTGGAGTGATGAAACGCGTGGATGGATTACTGCAGGTGACCGGCCTTAGTGGCGCAGCCGTTACCAAAATAGCTTCCGATGTGCCGATCGCCATCAATCGTGTGCCCAGCAGTTATATCCTGGAAAATCCAGAGATCTATGAGAGTACAGAGCTCGTGATCGTGAAAGGTGGTTTCGATCCGATCCCCGCTCCCACTGAAACTTATAGTGGCGACAGAGTAGTGAATGATGGCTTCGAAAATTTTATATTGCATACAGAACCCGACGCTACTTTCGCCAATACACCATTGCCTGGTATGGCCAATTTCAAAGGGGTATTGCAATATGCTTCAGTTAACGGGAAACCCACGCCCCATCTGCGTATCAGAAGAGATGAAGATATTACGGTTCTCAGCTCTACCGTTACACAGGCTGCTATTGTGGTATCTGGTTTCGTGACCGATGTGGAAGGCACCGACCTTGACGGGGAATACATGCAGTTCCTGGCAACGCGTGATATCGATTTCTCAGTAACTCCATTCTCCGTTGTTACCAGCAACAATACTTCCAGCTATACGCCTACCGGTTTCCCGGTGAATGGATGGGCAACAGGTGGTTTGCGTAATTACAAGTTCAATCTCACTTCAGGTTTTGCAGCCAAGGGAACTTATTTCTATGTAGGCAATCTTTCCAAACTTATCAATGGGCAGAACTCCACCAGCATGGCGCATGCCAACTGGATCCTTTCCAAAAATTATGGCGGTACGCCCGGTGATGGATTCGGCCAGCAGAATACCAATCTCTTCATTAACAGTGGCACTTTCACCTGTGGTATTGCAGTGTTTGAAGGCACAACGGTTGATAAGAATTCTATTCCCATCGATGTGGTCTTCATCGGTTATAACGGTTCTGTACTCAATGCGAATGCCAATCCTCCCGTGGGACTGCGCATCACCAATACCGACTGGTATGATGTGGTGAACCCGGTAACGCTGGAATCACAACCGTTTTACAAACAGGGCTCCAATACGATCTGTCTCGCTTATGGTACACCGGCAGATGCTGGCTGGTTCTACAAAATGGGGGGCGTGTACAATGTGCGACTTGGCCGTTGGGTGAAAGCAAGAGCTCAGCGCGCGGTGGATCTCACCAAAAATTCCACGCTCAGTGAACTGGAAGAAGAATTCCCTCTGGGAGATGGCGTTACAGAAGGATTACAACCCACCAAAGTGATCGATTGA
- a CDS encoding endonuclease/exonuclease/phosphatase family protein yields MLSYNVLTGFQKNPQQADRFVEWVKVVDPDVIGLQELSTFTRDSLERLAHRYGHSYAVLLKGKNAPVGITSKYPVTNLEKMTETMHHGCIHAEVNGHHLFITHLSPFSYVKCLEEIKEILDSAAKIPSGKGILIMGDLNSFSPEDSVHYSPARKYGVVQMLIDKGFTDSYKKINKPFGSSFPTAAYVTKVKTKQPVRIDYIFVNSILAEKLITATIIRDSVTDQLSDHYPLVVEFKEK; encoded by the coding sequence GTGCTCAGTTATAATGTACTCACCGGTTTCCAGAAGAATCCGCAACAGGCAGATCGTTTTGTGGAATGGGTGAAAGTAGTGGACCCCGATGTGATCGGGCTGCAGGAACTGAGTACCTTTACCCGGGATTCACTGGAGCGCCTGGCTCACCGTTATGGGCATTCCTATGCCGTGCTGCTTAAAGGGAAGAATGCACCTGTTGGCATCACTTCGAAATACCCGGTCACCAACCTGGAAAAAATGACTGAAACCATGCACCACGGCTGCATTCATGCTGAGGTGAACGGGCATCATCTTTTTATCACACATTTGTCGCCATTCAGCTATGTCAAATGCCTGGAAGAAATAAAGGAGATACTAGACAGTGCGGCGAAGATCCCTTCAGGAAAAGGGATCCTGATCATGGGGGATCTCAATTCATTTTCGCCGGAAGACAGTGTACATTATTCCCCTGCCCGCAAATATGGCGTGGTGCAAATGCTGATCGATAAAGGATTTACAGATAGTTATAAAAAGATCAATAAGCCATTCGGATCCAGCTTCCCTACTGCTGCTTATGTTACGAAAGTGAAAACGAAACAACCGGTAAGGATCGATTATATATTCGTAAACAGTATTCTGGCAGAGAAGTTGATTACAGCAACCATTATCAGGGATAGCGTCACCGATCAGTTATCCGATCATTATCCCCTGGTGGTGGAATTCAAAGAAAAATAA
- a CDS encoding endonuclease/exonuclease/phosphatase family protein gives MVRHTVYIITFLLSLFFGSDTIAQEEQSLIIMSYNIHHANPPSRPGLIDLDAVSRVITESKADIVALQEVDMNTKRSGNVNEAKLIAEKTGMRYHFFKAIDHDGGQYGLAILSKLPLKKLKLERLPQKVKAEERILAMATIKTGKQKFIFANTHLDASKDHSNRNLQMQHILDHFKNEKLPVVLCGDLNSVAGSDAINLLDTAFKRTCIDNCAGTVPVETPRRTIDYIATKNWNWSLISYDVIAETYASDHRPIIATFKIR, from the coding sequence ATGGTAAGGCATACTGTGTACATTATTACATTTCTTTTGAGCCTGTTTTTTGGCAGCGACACCATTGCGCAGGAAGAACAGTCGCTGATCATCATGAGCTACAATATCCATCATGCCAATCCACCATCCAGGCCGGGATTGATAGACCTGGATGCGGTTTCAAGAGTGATCACTGAGAGCAAGGCCGATATTGTTGCCCTGCAGGAGGTGGACATGAATACCAAACGAAGTGGAAATGTGAACGAAGCGAAACTGATTGCTGAAAAAACAGGCATGCGTTATCATTTCTTCAAGGCTATCGATCATGATGGAGGGCAATACGGCCTGGCCATTCTCAGCAAACTGCCTCTGAAGAAACTGAAGCTTGAACGGCTGCCTCAAAAAGTAAAGGCAGAAGAAAGGATCCTGGCGATGGCCACCATCAAAACAGGAAAACAGAAATTCATTTTTGCCAATACACACCTGGACGCCAGTAAGGACCATTCCAACAGAAATCTGCAGATGCAGCATATACTGGACCATTTCAAAAACGAAAAACTGCCGGTGGTACTATGTGGCGATCTCAACAGTGTGGCGGGCAGCGATGCCATTAACCTGCTGGACACGGCATTCAAACGTACCTGCATCGACAATTGCGCCGGAACGGTGCCTGTTGAAACACCGCGCCGTACCATCGATTATATTGCAACAAAGAACTGGAACTGGTCGCTGATCTCATATGATGTGATCGCAGAAACATATGCATCCGATCATCGGCCTATCATTGCTACATTCAAAATCAGGTAA
- a CDS encoding phytanoyl-CoA dioxygenase family protein: MNGFKKNGFAILNDFYSPQEVSEMVLAIENAMSNRPTFRRSNDLFAIRQVLKEIPQLIKLVLDEKLKKLITATFGENYFVSKSIYFDKPGNSNWFVAYHQDLTISVRDKVLTNGFGPYTKKQDQFAVQPPVAFLEKNFTVRIHLDHTDESNGALRVIPASHLAGIRRMEQVDNMSTEQFCCVNEGGIMLMHPLLFHASGKSTAAQSRRVLHIEFSNQELPAGLHWSERINYQ; this comes from the coding sequence ATGAACGGGTTCAAGAAAAATGGTTTCGCTATTCTGAATGATTTCTATTCACCACAGGAAGTAAGTGAAATGGTTTTGGCAATAGAAAATGCAATGAGCAACAGGCCAACATTCCGCAGGTCAAATGATCTGTTTGCCATCAGGCAGGTATTGAAAGAAATCCCGCAACTGATAAAGCTCGTTTTGGATGAAAAGCTCAAAAAGTTGATCACTGCTACATTTGGTGAGAATTATTTTGTGTCGAAATCCATTTATTTTGATAAACCCGGAAACTCCAATTGGTTTGTAGCATATCACCAGGACCTGACCATCTCCGTGAGAGATAAAGTACTGACAAATGGGTTTGGCCCATATACTAAAAAACAGGACCAATTTGCTGTTCAACCACCAGTTGCTTTTCTGGAGAAAAATTTCACTGTCAGGATCCATCTCGATCATACAGATGAATCCAATGGGGCACTGCGGGTAATTCCTGCTTCTCATCTCGCGGGTATCCGCAGAATGGAGCAGGTTGATAATATGAGCACAGAACAGTTCTGCTGTGTGAACGAAGGTGGCATCATGCTAATGCATCCGCTCCTGTTTCACGCTTCGGGGAAAAGTACGGCCGCTCAGTCCAGGAGAGTATTGCATATCGAATTCAGTAACCAGGAACTTCCGGCTGGATTGCATTGGTCTGAAAGAATCAACTATCAATAA
- a CDS encoding AraC family transcriptional regulator, with amino-acid sequence MKQYRQFEPVLVSDFEVKEWHHPVHTHNHYEIIYISKGKGIHHVNQSSLAYGAGNVFFIGPDDEHYFDIHQTTRFVYVKFTDEYMHQLDTHYFSGIRQLEYLIKRRDVHFSGFRFSSSDQQTVNHLFRVIMSLKDDPAGNEHLIWMQLISIASILQRNLPEMMDTAGQPKNMQALFCYIHKFIYSPAKLRATVLARQFNSTEDYIGRYFRKHAGITLRDYVQEYRNTLIRKRLDNGEYSLKQIAAEFGLTDESHVSKLLKRPEPKRRKRSVGK; translated from the coding sequence ATGAAGCAGTACAGGCAATTTGAGCCGGTTTTGGTTTCCGATTTTGAAGTGAAAGAATGGCATCACCCTGTTCACACACACAATCATTACGAGATCATCTATATCAGCAAAGGCAAAGGTATTCATCATGTGAACCAGTCGTCACTGGCCTACGGCGCCGGTAACGTATTCTTCATCGGACCAGATGATGAACATTACTTCGATATTCATCAAACTACCCGGTTCGTATATGTGAAATTTACCGATGAATACATGCATCAACTGGATACGCATTATTTCAGTGGCATCCGCCAGCTGGAATACCTGATCAAACGAAGGGACGTACATTTTTCCGGTTTTCGATTTTCTTCGTCGGACCAGCAAACAGTGAATCATCTCTTCAGGGTGATCATGTCACTGAAAGATGATCCTGCAGGCAATGAACACCTGATCTGGATGCAGTTGATCTCCATTGCCAGCATCCTTCAGAGGAACTTGCCGGAAATGATGGATACAGCAGGCCAGCCGAAGAATATGCAGGCCCTGTTCTGCTATATCCACAAATTCATTTATTCGCCTGCAAAATTGCGTGCTACGGTACTGGCAAGGCAATTCAACTCCACTGAGGATTATATCGGAAGGTACTTCAGGAAGCATGCAGGCATAACATTGAGAGATTACGTGCAGGAATATCGCAACACCCTGATCAGGAAAAGACTTGACAATGGGGAATACAGTCTGAAACAGATCGCAGCAGAATTTGGTCTCACGGATGAAAGTCATGTGAGCAAATTATTGAAGCGTCCTGAACCGAAGCGGCGGAAACGAAGTGTTGGAAAATGA